In one Drosophila pseudoobscura strain MV-25-SWS-2005 chromosome X, UCI_Dpse_MV25, whole genome shotgun sequence genomic region, the following are encoded:
- the LOC26532636 gene encoding mitochondrial import inner membrane translocase subunit tim13, which produces MTAELESESIHAKQATRSGHCKLEAWKLSSGTRIRIRIRKETIYWASMEPKQETLKKPDSGQLKHIRQQILLANVQELIKKMTHRCFRICIVRPGPRLTTSERDCVSNCADLFMKSVQRVSQQYFRRRQWQQQRHLANATAAAAAAAAAAAASSSLSDNKKV; this is translated from the coding sequence ATGACGGCAGAACTTGAATCTGAAAGTATTCACGCAAAGCAGGCCACTCGATCCGGTCATTGCAAACTGGAAGCTTGGAAGTTGTCAAGCGGTACgagaatccgaatccgaatccgaaagGAGACTATATATTGGGCAAGCATGGAGCCAAAGCAGGAGACGTTGAAGAAACCCGACTCTGGTCAACTTAAACATATCAGGCAACAGATACTATTGGCCAATGTCCAGGAGCTGATCAAGAAGATGACGCATCGCTGCTTCAGAATCTGCATCGTGCGGCCGGGCCCCAGGCTAACAACCTCTGAGCGGGACTGCGTCTCCAACTGCGCGGATCTCTTCATGAAGTCGGTCCAACGGGTGTCGCAGCAATACTTCCGCCGCaggcaatggcagcagcaacgccacCTAGCAaatgccactgccgctgccgctgccgctgccgctgccgctgccgcttctTCTTCATTATCGGACAATaaaaaagtttaa
- the LOC6901044 gene encoding cofilin/actin-depolymerizing factor homolog, which translates to MMESGIQITRDSKDAFEEIWKKRTHRYAVFAVQENREIIVDALGKRDASYDDFLADLQGEQDEDGACQCRFAIYDFEYEHHFKPMDSSTSKLKLILVLWCPEQARIRDKMIYSSSMCSIIRAFIGVQKYIQANNLDDISREAVEMQLRAMDKD; encoded by the coding sequence ATGATGGAGTCCGGCATTCAAATAACGCGGGATTCTAAGGACGCCTTCGAAGAAATCTGGAAGAAAAGAACGCATCGCTATGCTGTTTTTGCCGTCCAAGAGAACCGCGAGATCATTGTGGATGCCCTGGGAAAACGCGATGCAAGCTACGATGACTTCTTGGCTGACCTCCAGGGCGAACAGGACGAAGATGGAGCATGTCAGTGCCGCTTCGCGATCTACGACTTCGAATACGAACATCACTTCAAGCCCATGGACTCGTCGACCTCCAAGCTGAAGCTCATCCTTGTCCTCTGGTGTCCGGAGCAGGCCAGAATCAGGGATAAGATGATCTACTCCAGTTCGATGTGTTCCATTATTCGGGCCTTTATTGGCGTCCAAAAGTACATCCAGGCCAACAACCTGGACGATATCAGTCGTGAAGCTgtcgagatgcagctgcgcgCCATGGATAAGGATTAG